The following proteins are co-located in the Takifugu flavidus isolate HTHZ2018 chromosome 16, ASM371156v2, whole genome shotgun sequence genome:
- the rtn1a gene encoding reticulon-1a isoform X4, whose protein sequence is MGAAAIDLLYWRNVKQSGAVFSSVLLLLFSLTQFSVVSVGAYLALAALSATISFRIYKSVLQAVQKTDEGHPFKSYLEMEITLSQDQISKYADKILLYSNTCVKELRRLFLVQDLVDSLKFAVLMWLLTYVGALFNGLTLLILAVVSMFTMPVVYEKHQAQIDQYVGLIRTHVNSVVGKIQAKIPGAKRKEE, encoded by the exons ATGGGAGCCGCAG CGATCGACCTTCTCTACTGGAGGAATGTGAAGCAGTCGGGGGCCGTGTTCAGCAGcgttcttctgctgctcttctccttGACCCAGTTCAGCGTGGTCAGCGTCGGGGCCTACCTGGCCCTGGCGGCCCTCTCCGCCACCATCAGCTTCAGGATCTACAAGTCGGTGCTGCAGGCTGTGCAGAAGACCGACGAGGGACATCCTTTCAA ATCctacctggagatggagatcaCTCTATCCCAGGACCAGATTAGCAAATACGCTGACAAAATCCTGCTGTATTCCAACACCTGTGTGAAAGAGCTGCGCAGGCTGTTCCTCGTACAAGATCTGGTGGACTCCCTGAAG ttTGCTGTTTTAATGTGGCTCCTGACCTACGTGGGCGCTCTCTTCAACGGCCTGACGCTGCTCATTCTTG CTGTGGTCTCCATGTTCACCATGCCCGTGGTCTATGAGAAGCATCAG GCGCAAATCGATCAATATGTGGGATTAATACGGACCCATGTCAACTCCGTGGTGGGGAA GATCCAAGCCAAGATCCCCGGGGccaagaggaaggaggagtaG
- the rtn1a gene encoding reticulon-1a isoform X3 gives MVSLSPVTAASASGRGCAAIDLLYWRNVKQSGAVFSSVLLLLFSLTQFSVVSVGAYLALAALSATISFRIYKSVLQAVQKTDEGHPFKSYLEMEITLSQDQISKYADKILLYSNTCVKELRRLFLVQDLVDSLKFAVLMWLLTYVGALFNGLTLLILAVVSMFTMPVVYEKHQAQIDQYVGLIRTHVNSVVGKIQAKIPGAKRKEE, from the exons ATGGTCAGTCTGTCACCGGTGACAGCAGCTTCGGCTTCTGGGAGAGGCTGTGCAG CGATCGACCTTCTCTACTGGAGGAATGTGAAGCAGTCGGGGGCCGTGTTCAGCAGcgttcttctgctgctcttctccttGACCCAGTTCAGCGTGGTCAGCGTCGGGGCCTACCTGGCCCTGGCGGCCCTCTCCGCCACCATCAGCTTCAGGATCTACAAGTCGGTGCTGCAGGCTGTGCAGAAGACCGACGAGGGACATCCTTTCAA ATCctacctggagatggagatcaCTCTATCCCAGGACCAGATTAGCAAATACGCTGACAAAATCCTGCTGTATTCCAACACCTGTGTGAAAGAGCTGCGCAGGCTGTTCCTCGTACAAGATCTGGTGGACTCCCTGAAG ttTGCTGTTTTAATGTGGCTCCTGACCTACGTGGGCGCTCTCTTCAACGGCCTGACGCTGCTCATTCTTG CTGTGGTCTCCATGTTCACCATGCCCGTGGTCTATGAGAAGCATCAG GCGCAAATCGATCAATATGTGGGATTAATACGGACCCATGTCAACTCCGTGGTGGGGAA GATCCAAGCCAAGATCCCCGGGGccaagaggaaggaggagtaG
- the rtn1a gene encoding reticulon-1a isoform X2 — protein MQATADVSKKESSWSGWKGQAIDLLYWRNVKQSGAVFSSVLLLLFSLTQFSVVSVGAYLALAALSATISFRIYKSVLQAVQKTDEGHPFKSYLEMEITLSQDQISKYADKILLYSNTCVKELRRLFLVQDLVDSLKFAVLMWLLTYVGALFNGLTLLILAVVSMFTMPVVYEKHQAQIDQYVGLIRTHVNSVVGKIQAKIPGAKRKEE, from the exons ATGCAGGCCACTGCAGACGTGAGCAAGAAGGAGAGCTCCTGGAGCGGCTGGAAGGGCCAGG CGATCGACCTTCTCTACTGGAGGAATGTGAAGCAGTCGGGGGCCGTGTTCAGCAGcgttcttctgctgctcttctccttGACCCAGTTCAGCGTGGTCAGCGTCGGGGCCTACCTGGCCCTGGCGGCCCTCTCCGCCACCATCAGCTTCAGGATCTACAAGTCGGTGCTGCAGGCTGTGCAGAAGACCGACGAGGGACATCCTTTCAA ATCctacctggagatggagatcaCTCTATCCCAGGACCAGATTAGCAAATACGCTGACAAAATCCTGCTGTATTCCAACACCTGTGTGAAAGAGCTGCGCAGGCTGTTCCTCGTACAAGATCTGGTGGACTCCCTGAAG ttTGCTGTTTTAATGTGGCTCCTGACCTACGTGGGCGCTCTCTTCAACGGCCTGACGCTGCTCATTCTTG CTGTGGTCTCCATGTTCACCATGCCCGTGGTCTATGAGAAGCATCAG GCGCAAATCGATCAATATGTGGGATTAATACGGACCCATGTCAACTCCGTGGTGGGGAA GATCCAAGCCAAGATCCCCGGGGccaagaggaaggaggagtaG